One genomic segment of Mycolicibacterium psychrotolerans includes these proteins:
- the serS gene encoding serine--tRNA ligase: MIDLKVLREDPDAVRASQRARGEDPALVDTLLQADAARRAAISEGDTLRGEQKAASKAVGKASPEERPALLDAAKGLAERVRAAEVAQADAERAFTAAHMAISNVIIHGVPAGGEDAFVVLDTVGEPPVIENPKDHLELGESLGLIDMNRGAKVSGSRFYFLTGYGALLQLALFQLAVRTATENGFTLVIPPVLVRPEIMAGTGFLGAHADEVYHLEEDDLYLVGTSEVPLAGFHADEILDLSGGPRRYAGWSSCFRREAGSYGKDTRGIIRVHQFDKVEGFVYCRPEEAEAEHQRLLGWQRQMLAHIEVPYRVIDIAAGDLGSSAARKFDCEAWVPTQRTYRELTSTSNCTTFQARRLAVRYRDDNGKPQTAATLNGTLATTRWLVAILENHQQPDGSVRVPQALVPYVGAEVLTPN, from the coding sequence GTGATCGACCTGAAGGTGCTTCGAGAGGACCCCGACGCGGTGCGCGCGTCGCAGCGAGCCCGGGGCGAGGATCCCGCGCTCGTCGACACGTTGCTGCAGGCCGACGCGGCGCGCCGGGCCGCGATTTCCGAGGGCGACACCCTGCGCGGCGAGCAGAAAGCGGCCAGCAAGGCCGTCGGCAAGGCCTCGCCCGAGGAGCGCCCCGCGCTGCTGGACGCGGCCAAGGGACTCGCCGAACGGGTCCGGGCCGCCGAGGTGGCCCAGGCCGACGCCGAGCGGGCCTTCACGGCGGCGCACATGGCGATCTCGAACGTGATCATCCACGGCGTTCCCGCCGGCGGCGAGGACGCGTTCGTCGTGCTCGACACCGTCGGCGAACCACCGGTCATCGAGAACCCGAAGGACCACCTCGAGCTCGGCGAGTCGCTCGGGCTGATCGACATGAACCGGGGCGCCAAGGTCTCGGGGTCGCGGTTCTACTTCCTGACCGGGTACGGCGCGCTGCTGCAGCTGGCGCTGTTCCAGCTCGCCGTCCGCACCGCCACCGAGAACGGCTTCACGCTGGTGATTCCGCCGGTGCTGGTGCGGCCGGAGATCATGGCGGGCACCGGTTTCCTGGGCGCCCATGCCGACGAGGTCTATCACCTGGAAGAGGACGACCTGTATCTGGTCGGCACGTCGGAGGTGCCGCTGGCCGGTTTCCACGCCGACGAGATCCTCGACCTGTCCGGCGGCCCGCGCCGCTACGCCGGGTGGTCGTCGTGTTTCCGCCGGGAAGCCGGCAGCTACGGCAAGGACACCCGGGGCATCATCCGGGTGCACCAGTTCGACAAGGTCGAGGGCTTCGTCTACTGCCGGCCCGAGGAGGCCGAGGCCGAGCACCAGCGGCTGCTGGGGTGGCAGCGCCAGATGCTCGCCCACATCGAGGTGCCCTACCGGGTGATCGACATCGCCGCCGGCGACCTGGGCTCCTCGGCGGCGCGCAAATTCGACTGCGAGGCGTGGGTGCCGACCCAGCGGACCTACCGCGAGCTGACCTCGACGTCGAACTGCACCACGTTCCAGGCCCGCCGGCTTGCGGTCCGCTACCGCGACGACAACGGCAAGCCGCAGACCGCCGCGACGCTCAACGGGACGCTGGCCACCACGCGCTGGCTGGTCGCGATCCTGGAGAACCATCAGCAGCCCGACGGCAGCGTGCGGGTGCCGCAGGCGCTGGTGCCCTACGTCGGGGCCGAGGTGCTGACGCCGAATTAG
- a CDS encoding Rieske 2Fe-2S domain-containing protein, with the protein MQVTSVGHAGFRIDTAAGSILCDPWVNPAYFASWFPFPDNSGLDWAALGDVDYLYVSHLHKDHFDPENLRAHVNKDAVVLLPDFPVPDLRRELEKLGFHRFFETTDSVKHRVSGPKGDLDVMIIALRAPADGPIGDSGLVVSDRLTTLFNMNDARPVDLDMLAADFGQIDVHMLQYSGAIWYPMVYDMPARAKEAFGVQKRQRQMDRCRQYIAQVGATWVIPSAGPPCFLDPELRDLNDDHGDPANIFPDQVVFLDQMAAHGHDGGLLMIPGSTADFTGAQLDSLTHPVPDDEVRAIFTTGKADYIAAYAERMAPVLAAEKASWAPAIGEPLLEPLRELFEPVMLASDQICDGIGYPVELRLGPETVVLDFPKRAVREPISEEKFRYGFAIAPELVRTVVRDREPDWVNTIFLSTRFRAWRVGGYNEYLYTFFKCLTDERIAYADGWFAEAHDDTASITLDGWEIQRRCPHLKADLSKFGVIEGSTLTCNLHGWQWNLTNGRCLTTRGHELRSAKL; encoded by the coding sequence GTGCAGGTCACCAGTGTCGGGCACGCCGGCTTTCGCATCGACACCGCCGCCGGGAGCATCCTGTGCGATCCATGGGTCAACCCGGCCTATTTCGCGTCGTGGTTCCCGTTCCCGGACAACAGCGGGCTGGACTGGGCGGCGCTCGGCGACGTCGACTATCTCTACGTTTCGCACCTGCACAAGGACCACTTCGACCCGGAGAACCTGCGCGCCCACGTCAACAAGGACGCCGTGGTGCTGCTGCCCGACTTCCCGGTGCCCGACCTGCGCCGGGAACTGGAGAAGCTGGGCTTCCACCGCTTCTTCGAGACCACCGATTCGGTCAAGCACCGCGTCAGCGGCCCCAAGGGCGATCTCGACGTGATGATCATCGCGTTGCGGGCGCCGGCCGACGGTCCCATCGGGGACTCGGGCCTGGTGGTATCGGATCGCCTGACCACCCTTTTCAATATGAACGACGCGCGGCCGGTCGACCTCGACATGCTCGCCGCCGACTTCGGCCAGATCGACGTGCACATGCTGCAGTACTCCGGCGCGATCTGGTACCCGATGGTCTACGACATGCCCGCCCGCGCCAAGGAGGCCTTCGGCGTCCAGAAGCGTCAACGCCAGATGGACCGGTGCCGGCAGTACATCGCACAGGTCGGCGCCACCTGGGTGATCCCGTCCGCGGGTCCACCCTGCTTCCTGGACCCGGAGCTGCGCGACCTCAACGACGACCACGGCGACCCGGCGAACATCTTCCCCGACCAGGTGGTGTTCCTCGACCAGATGGCCGCGCACGGCCACGACGGCGGACTGCTGATGATCCCGGGGTCGACCGCCGATTTCACCGGGGCGCAACTGGATTCGCTGACCCACCCGGTGCCCGACGACGAGGTGCGGGCGATCTTCACCACCGGCAAGGCCGACTACATCGCCGCCTACGCCGAGCGGATGGCGCCGGTGCTGGCCGCCGAGAAGGCGTCATGGGCGCCGGCGATCGGGGAGCCGCTGCTCGAGCCGCTGCGCGAGTTGTTCGAGCCGGTCATGCTGGCTTCCGACCAGATCTGCGACGGCATCGGGTATCCGGTGGAGTTACGCCTGGGCCCCGAGACGGTCGTGTTGGACTTCCCGAAGCGTGCTGTGCGCGAACCGATCTCGGAAGAGAAATTCCGCTACGGCTTCGCGATCGCGCCCGAGCTCGTCCGCACGGTTGTGCGCGACCGGGAACCGGACTGGGTCAACACGATCTTCCTGTCCACCCGGTTCCGGGCCTGGCGGGTCGGCGGCTACAACGAGTACCTCTACACCTTCTTCAAGTGCCTGACCGACGAGCGCATCGCCTACGCCGACGGCTGGTTCGCCGAGGCGCACGACGACACCGCCTCGATCACGCTGGACGGCTGGGAGATTCAGCGTCGCTGCCCGCACCTCAAGGCCGACCTGTCCAAGTTCGGGGTGATCGAGGGCTCGACGCTGACGTGCAACCTGCACGGCTGGCAGTGGAACCTGACCAACGGCCGGTGCCTGACCACCAGGGGCCACGAGCTGCGGTCGGCGAAGCTGTGA
- a CDS encoding lysophospholipid acyltransferase family protein, with translation MEPVYGTVIQLARAVWRAQGLKFTVTGVENLPRTGGAVIAINHTSYFDFTFAGLPAYRQHLGRKVRFMAKKEVFDHKVTGPIMRSLRHIEVDRDSGAASFAEAVRMLAEGEFVGVYPEATISRSFEIKDFKSGAARMAIAADVPIVPHIVWGAQRIWTKGHPKKMWRPKVPITVAVGAPIQPTLPAAELTALLHSRMQHLLAEVQDAYGPYPLGEFWVPHRLGGGAPTLGEANRMDAEEAAAKAARRAGPTTEAPG, from the coding sequence GTGGAACCGGTATACGGCACAGTCATCCAGCTCGCCCGGGCGGTCTGGCGGGCGCAGGGCCTGAAATTCACCGTCACCGGCGTCGAGAACCTGCCGCGCACCGGCGGCGCCGTGATCGCGATCAACCACACCAGCTACTTCGACTTCACGTTCGCCGGGCTGCCCGCCTACCGACAGCACCTGGGCCGCAAGGTGCGCTTCATGGCCAAGAAAGAGGTCTTCGACCACAAGGTCACCGGCCCGATCATGCGCAGCCTGCGGCACATCGAGGTGGACCGCGACAGCGGCGCCGCGTCGTTCGCCGAGGCCGTCCGCATGCTCGCCGAAGGCGAGTTCGTCGGCGTCTATCCCGAGGCCACGATCAGCCGCAGCTTCGAGATCAAGGACTTCAAGTCCGGCGCGGCGCGGATGGCGATCGCCGCCGACGTGCCGATCGTCCCGCACATCGTGTGGGGCGCTCAGCGGATCTGGACCAAGGGCCACCCGAAGAAGATGTGGCGACCCAAGGTGCCGATCACGGTCGCCGTCGGAGCGCCGATCCAGCCCACCCTGCCCGCCGCCGAGCTGACCGCGCTGCTGCACTCGCGCATGCAGCACCTGCTCGCCGAGGTCCAGGACGCCTACGGGCCGTATCCGCTGGGGGAGTTCTGGGTACCGCATCGTCTCGGCGGTGGCGCGCCGACGCTGGGCGAGGCCAACCGGATGGATGCCGAGGAGGCGGCCGCCAAAGCCGCCCGTCGCGCCGGACCGACCACCGAGGCGCCGGGGTAA
- a CDS encoding lysophospholipid acyltransferase family protein: MEPVFRSLEIVAMLAVRATGTTITFHGLEHLPISGGAVIAINHTGYVDWLPAALAAMHRKRRMRFMIKAEMNEVKPVAFLIEHTKTIPVDRTAGAGAYARAVEALRTGEIVGVYPEATISRSFELKEFKSGAARMALEADVPIVPLIVWGAQRIWTKDQPKALGRRKIPVTVSVGAPIPPRGTVDELNTAMREAMTSVLYEAQQDYPQPPGAPWLPRRLGGTAPTPAEARLLDEAELAERARRRGEA; this comes from the coding sequence GTGGAACCGGTCTTCCGCTCGCTCGAGATCGTGGCGATGCTGGCGGTACGGGCCACCGGAACGACGATCACCTTTCACGGGCTCGAGCACCTGCCCATCTCCGGAGGCGCTGTCATCGCGATCAACCACACCGGCTACGTCGACTGGCTGCCGGCGGCGCTGGCCGCCATGCACCGCAAGCGGCGGATGCGCTTCATGATCAAGGCCGAGATGAACGAGGTGAAGCCCGTCGCCTTCTTGATCGAGCACACCAAGACCATTCCGGTGGACCGCACGGCCGGCGCAGGCGCCTACGCCCGCGCCGTCGAGGCGCTGCGCACCGGCGAGATCGTGGGCGTCTACCCGGAGGCCACCATCAGTCGCAGCTTCGAGCTCAAGGAGTTCAAGTCCGGTGCGGCGCGGATGGCGCTGGAAGCCGACGTGCCCATCGTGCCGCTGATCGTCTGGGGCGCTCAGCGGATCTGGACCAAGGATCAGCCGAAGGCGCTGGGCCGCAGAAAGATTCCGGTCACCGTCTCGGTCGGGGCGCCGATCCCGCCGCGCGGCACCGTCGACGAGCTGAACACCGCGATGCGGGAGGCGATGACCAGCGTGCTGTACGAGGCCCAGCAGGATTACCCTCAACCGCCGGGAGCACCGTGGCTGCCGCGGCGGCTGGGTGGCACCGCGCCCACGCCGGCGGAGGCCAGGCTGCTCGACGAGGCCGAGCTCGCCGAGCGGGCGCGCAGAAGGGGCGAGGCATGA
- a CDS encoding HAD family hydrolase, giving the protein MTPELVATDVDGTLLDDDETVSPRTRAAVRAVVDSGAHFILATGRPPRWVTPIVDQLGFAPMAVCANGAVIYDPAVDRIVSARTLSTDALGELAEIAARVIPGAGLAVERVGSSAHDAATPQFVSSPGYEHAWLNPDNTEVSVEDLLSAPAVKLLIRKAGARSADMAAALAAHVGLEGDITYSTNNGLIEIVPLGVSKATGIEELSRPLEIDVAQVVTFGDMPNDVPMLAWAGLGVAMGNAHPEAVAAADEVTATNAEDGVARVLERWWR; this is encoded by the coding sequence ATGACACCGGAACTCGTCGCCACCGACGTCGACGGAACGCTGCTCGACGACGACGAGACCGTCAGCCCGCGCACGCGCGCGGCGGTCCGGGCCGTCGTCGACTCGGGCGCCCACTTCATCCTCGCCACCGGCCGGCCGCCGCGCTGGGTGACCCCGATCGTCGACCAGCTGGGCTTCGCCCCGATGGCGGTCTGCGCCAACGGCGCGGTCATCTACGACCCGGCGGTCGACCGCATCGTCAGCGCCCGCACGTTGTCGACCGACGCGCTCGGCGAACTCGCCGAGATCGCCGCGCGGGTCATCCCGGGCGCCGGTCTCGCGGTGGAGCGGGTCGGTTCCAGCGCTCACGACGCGGCCACCCCGCAGTTCGTCAGTTCGCCGGGTTATGAGCACGCCTGGCTGAATCCGGACAACACGGAGGTGTCGGTCGAGGACCTGCTCAGCGCGCCCGCGGTCAAGCTGCTGATCCGCAAGGCCGGCGCGCGCAGCGCCGATATGGCCGCGGCCCTTGCCGCCCACGTCGGCCTCGAGGGGGACATCACCTACTCGACGAACAACGGCCTGATCGAGATCGTGCCGCTGGGGGTGAGCAAGGCGACCGGCATCGAGGAGCTGAGCCGGCCGCTGGAGATCGACGTGGCCCAGGTGGTGACGTTCGGTGACATGCCCAACGACGTGCCGATGCTCGCGTGGGCGGGGTTGGGCGTGGCGATGGGCAACGCGCATCCCGAAGCGGTGGCCGCCGCCGACGAGGTGACGGCGACGAACGCCGAGGACGGGGTGGCCCGGGTGCTGGAGCGGTGGTGGCGCTAG
- a CDS encoding N-acetylmuramoyl-L-alanine amidase yields the protein MLSRRRRSTLIAALAGTVLLMALLVRGITVASGPDPAPAIAAPQVAQQPLAALSGGETIREIHQDTPFSMVALTSGDLTGTTARVRAKKPDGSWGPWYDAETLEGVGPTGHSGPRGTEPLFVGRTTTVQIAVTRPPDAPTTAPADPGTRPALGYMPATVEQPFGENINAVLISPPETPADLVPLPNAATPPGQPPHIVNRAEWGADEGMRCGEPRYDTRIQAAVVHHSAGSNDYTPQDSAGIVRSIYEYHTRTLGWCDIAYNALVDKYGQVFEGRAGGMTRPVEGSHTGGFNHNTWGVAMLGNFTDVPPTPIQLRTTARLLGWVLGQAGVDPRGTVVLPSEGGSFTKFPFGSSPTLPTIFTHRDVGNTECPGNAAYAVMNQIRDIAARFNDPPGPEQLAEQLRGGAIFAKWDSLGGMNSYLGKPTSPEASGAGSARYVTFERGAVYWSPESGAEPVTGELYKAWGALGFERGALGLPTSAEIAEPLWIVQNFQHGTLNFDREKGTVTRVVDGVPVDLPRQTDGPAPVQLERFTPPINPA from the coding sequence GTGCTGAGTCGTCGCCGGAGGTCGACGCTGATCGCCGCGCTCGCGGGGACGGTGTTGCTGATGGCGCTGCTCGTGCGCGGTATCACCGTCGCTTCCGGCCCCGATCCCGCGCCTGCCATCGCGGCGCCGCAGGTCGCCCAACAGCCACTCGCCGCGCTCAGCGGCGGCGAGACCATCCGGGAGATCCACCAGGACACCCCGTTCTCGATGGTCGCGCTGACCTCAGGAGATCTGACCGGCACGACCGCGCGGGTGCGGGCGAAGAAGCCCGACGGCTCCTGGGGGCCGTGGTACGACGCCGAGACTCTCGAGGGTGTCGGCCCCACCGGCCACAGCGGCCCGCGCGGCACCGAACCACTGTTCGTGGGACGCACCACCACCGTGCAGATCGCCGTCACCCGCCCTCCCGACGCCCCGACCACCGCGCCCGCCGACCCCGGGACGCGCCCCGCGCTGGGATACATGCCCGCCACCGTCGAACAGCCCTTCGGCGAGAACATCAACGCCGTGCTGATCAGTCCGCCGGAGACGCCGGCCGACCTCGTGCCGCTACCCAACGCGGCCACGCCCCCCGGCCAGCCACCCCACATCGTCAACCGTGCCGAGTGGGGCGCCGACGAGGGGATGCGGTGCGGCGAACCCCGCTATGACACCAGGATCCAGGCCGCTGTCGTGCACCACTCCGCGGGCAGCAACGACTACACCCCGCAGGATTCGGCAGGGATCGTCCGGTCGATCTACGAGTACCACACCCGCACGCTGGGCTGGTGCGACATCGCCTACAACGCCCTGGTGGACAAGTACGGTCAGGTCTTCGAGGGCCGCGCAGGCGGGATGACCCGGCCGGTCGAGGGCTCACACACCGGCGGCTTCAACCACAACACGTGGGGGGTGGCGATGCTCGGCAACTTCACCGACGTGCCCCCCACACCGATCCAATTACGCACCACGGCAAGGCTTCTCGGCTGGGTACTGGGCCAGGCCGGTGTCGACCCCCGCGGCACGGTGGTGCTGCCGTCCGAAGGCGGTTCGTTCACGAAGTTCCCGTTCGGTTCGTCGCCGACGCTGCCGACGATCTTCACCCACCGCGACGTCGGCAACACCGAGTGCCCCGGCAACGCCGCCTACGCGGTGATGAACCAGATCCGCGACATCGCAGCGAGATTCAACGATCCGCCCGGACCCGAACAACTGGCCGAACAGTTGCGGGGCGGAGCGATCTTCGCGAAATGGGACTCGCTGGGCGGGATGAACAGCTACCTGGGCAAGCCCACCTCGCCCGAGGCATCGGGCGCGGGCTCGGCGCGGTACGTCACCTTCGAACGCGGCGCGGTCTACTGGTCTCCGGAAAGCGGCGCCGAGCCGGTCACCGGTGAGCTCTACAAGGCCTGGGGCGCACTGGGATTCGAGCGCGGTGCGCTGGGCCTGCCGACCAGCGCCGAAATCGCCGAGCCGCTGTGGATCGTGCAGAACTTCCAGCACGGCACACTGAACTTCGATCGCGAGAAGGGCACCGTCACCCGGGTGGTCGACGGCGTCCCGGTGGACCTGCCGCGCCAGACCGACGGCCCGGCACCTGTTCAGCTCGAACGGTTCACTCCGCCGATCAACCCGGCCTGA
- the glf gene encoding UDP-galactopyranose mutase, translating to MFSSDSRPSTGPYDLYVVGSGFFGLTIAERVATQLNKRVLVLERRSHLGGNAYSEPEPQTGIEVHRYGAHLFHTSNQRVWDYVRQFTEFTGYQHRVFALHNGQAYQFPMGLGLVSQFFGRYFTPDEARALIAGQAAEIDTAEAQNLEEKAISLIGRPLYEAFVKDYTAKQWQTDPKELPASTISRLPVRYTFDNRYFNDTYEGLPVDGYTAWLQNMAADERIEVRLDTDWFDVGDQLRAANPDAPVVYTGPLDRYFDYAEGRLGWRTLDFELEVLACGDFQGTPVMNYNDADVPFTRIHEFRHFHPERPYPEDKTVIMREYSRFAADDDEPYYPINTESDRALLSAYRTRAKAETAAAKVLFGGRLGTYQYLDMHMAIASALNMYDNTLAPHLRDGAPLVDPDTESN from the coding sequence ATGTTCTCCTCTGATTCCCGCCCGTCGACGGGTCCTTACGACCTGTACGTCGTCGGCTCCGGGTTCTTCGGTCTGACGATCGCCGAACGAGTGGCCACCCAGCTGAACAAGCGGGTGCTGGTCCTCGAGCGGCGATCACACCTGGGCGGCAACGCCTACTCCGAACCCGAACCGCAGACCGGCATCGAGGTGCACCGCTACGGCGCGCACCTGTTCCACACCAGTAATCAGCGGGTGTGGGACTACGTGCGGCAGTTCACCGAATTCACCGGCTACCAGCACCGCGTCTTCGCGCTGCACAACGGTCAGGCCTACCAGTTCCCGATGGGGCTGGGCCTGGTCAGCCAGTTCTTCGGGCGCTACTTCACCCCCGATGAAGCGCGCGCGCTGATCGCCGGCCAGGCGGCCGAGATCGACACCGCCGAGGCGCAGAACCTCGAGGAGAAGGCGATCTCGCTGATCGGCCGCCCCCTCTACGAGGCGTTCGTCAAGGACTACACGGCCAAGCAGTGGCAGACCGATCCCAAGGAGCTGCCCGCCTCGACCATCAGCCGGCTGCCCGTCCGCTACACCTTCGACAACCGCTACTTCAACGACACCTACGAGGGCCTGCCCGTCGACGGGTACACCGCGTGGCTGCAGAACATGGCCGCCGACGAGCGCATCGAGGTGCGTCTGGACACCGACTGGTTCGACGTCGGCGACCAATTGCGGGCAGCCAACCCCGATGCGCCGGTGGTCTACACGGGTCCGCTGGACCGCTACTTCGACTACGCCGAGGGCCGGCTGGGCTGGCGCACGCTGGACTTCGAGCTCGAGGTGCTGGCATGCGGCGATTTTCAAGGCACGCCCGTGATGAACTACAACGACGCCGACGTGCCGTTCACCCGTATCCACGAGTTCCGGCACTTCCATCCGGAGCGGCCGTACCCGGAGGACAAGACGGTGATCATGCGGGAGTACTCCCGCTTCGCCGCCGATGACGACGAGCCCTACTACCCGATCAACACCGAGTCCGACCGCGCCCTGCTGTCGGCCTACCGGACGCGCGCCAAGGCCGAGACGGCCGCGGCGAAGGTGCTCTTCGGTGGCCGGCTGGGCACCTATCAGTACCTCGACATGCACATGGCGATCGCCAGCGCGCTGAACATGTACGACAACACGCTGGCTCCGCACCTGCGCGACGGTGCGCCGCTGGTCGACCCCGACACAGAAAGCAACTGA
- a CDS encoding glycosyltransferase — MSDIPSGALEAGQSQAVSPLARVILPRPGEPLDVRKLYISESETNARRAHAPTRTTLEIGAESEVSFATYFNAFPASYWRRWSVLDAVVLRVELTGSARVDVYRSKATGARITVGGAPVVSDSEDEPAVLEFEVDLTPFEDGGWIWFDITTDARSTLHHAGWYAPIPAPGRANVAVGIPTFNRPSDCVNALAALTSDPLVDEVISAVIVSDQGTKKAKDHPGFEAAAAALGNRLSVHDQPNLGGSGGYSRVMYEALKNTDCEQILFMDDDIRIEPDSILRALAMNRFAKVPTLVGGQMLNLQEPSHLHVMGEMVDSENFMWTGAVNTEYDHNFAKYPLNDEDEYRSQLLHRRIDVDYNGWWMCMIPRQVAEELGQPLPLFIKWDDADYGLRAGEHGYPTVTLPGAAIWHMAWSDKDDAIDWQAYFHLRNRLIVAALHWDGNVRGLLRSHLKATLKHLLCLEYSTVAIQNKAMDDFLAGPENLFSILESALPDVRAMRAQYPDAVVLPSATALPTPSDKRWRKKVEIPTNPVSISLRLGRGVVHQLKAHDPEHHRRPQVNVATQDARWFSLCNVDGVTVTTADGRGVVYRQRDREQMFQLLRESLKRQALLARKFNRMRKVYRAALPMLTSTQKWETVLLESSHA; from the coding sequence ATGAGTGACATCCCGTCCGGCGCGCTCGAGGCCGGACAGTCACAGGCGGTGAGCCCCCTGGCCCGCGTGATCCTGCCGCGGCCGGGTGAGCCGCTCGACGTCCGCAAGCTCTACATCTCCGAATCCGAGACCAACGCCCGGCGCGCGCACGCCCCCACCCGCACCACGCTGGAGATCGGCGCGGAGTCGGAGGTGTCGTTCGCGACCTATTTCAACGCTTTCCCGGCCAGCTACTGGCGGCGCTGGTCTGTCCTGGACGCCGTGGTGCTGCGGGTCGAGCTGACCGGCAGCGCGCGCGTCGACGTCTACCGCTCGAAGGCCACCGGTGCCCGGATCACGGTCGGCGGGGCGCCGGTGGTCAGCGACTCCGAAGACGAGCCGGCCGTGCTCGAGTTCGAAGTCGACCTGACCCCGTTCGAGGACGGCGGCTGGATCTGGTTCGACATCACCACCGACGCGCGCTCGACGCTGCACCACGCCGGCTGGTACGCACCGATCCCCGCTCCGGGACGCGCCAACGTCGCCGTGGGCATCCCGACGTTCAACCGGCCGTCGGACTGCGTCAACGCGCTGGCGGCACTGACCTCCGACCCGTTGGTCGACGAGGTGATCAGCGCGGTGATCGTCTCCGACCAGGGCACCAAGAAGGCGAAGGACCATCCGGGCTTCGAGGCTGCGGCCGCCGCGCTCGGCAACCGGCTCTCGGTGCACGATCAGCCCAACCTCGGCGGCTCCGGCGGCTACAGCCGGGTGATGTACGAGGCGCTGAAGAACACCGACTGCGAACAGATCCTGTTCATGGACGACGACATCCGCATCGAGCCGGACTCGATTCTGCGGGCGCTGGCGATGAACCGTTTCGCGAAGGTGCCCACGCTCGTCGGCGGCCAGATGCTCAACCTGCAGGAGCCCAGCCATCTGCACGTGATGGGCGAGATGGTCGACTCCGAGAACTTCATGTGGACCGGTGCGGTCAACACCGAGTACGACCACAACTTCGCCAAGTACCCGCTCAACGACGAGGACGAGTACCGCAGCCAGCTGCTGCACCGGCGCATCGACGTCGACTACAACGGCTGGTGGATGTGCATGATCCCGCGGCAGGTGGCCGAGGAGCTCGGTCAGCCGCTGCCGCTGTTCATCAAGTGGGACGACGCCGACTACGGCCTGCGGGCCGGGGAGCACGGCTACCCGACGGTGACGCTGCCGGGCGCGGCGATCTGGCACATGGCCTGGAGCGACAAGGATGACGCGATCGACTGGCAGGCGTACTTCCACCTGCGCAACCGGCTGATCGTGGCGGCGCTGCACTGGGACGGCAACGTGCGCGGGCTGCTCCGCAGCCACCTCAAGGCCACCCTGAAACACCTTCTCTGCCTTGAGTATTCGACGGTAGCGATCCAGAACAAGGCGATGGACGACTTCCTCGCCGGGCCGGAGAACCTGTTCTCGATCCTCGAGTCGGCGCTGCCCGACGTGCGCGCGATGCGCGCGCAGTACCCCGACGCCGTGGTACTGCCCAGCGCGACCGCGCTGCCGACGCCGTCGGACAAGCGCTGGCGCAAGAAGGTGGAGATCCCCACCAACCCGGTGTCGATCTCGCTTCGCCTGGGCCGCGGCGTCGTGCACCAGCTCAAGGCGCACGATCCCGAGCACCACCGCCGCCCGCAGGTCAACGTGGCCACCCAGGACGCCCGCTGGTTCTCGCTGTGCAACGTCGACGGTGTCACGGTGACCACCGCCGACGGCCGCGGTGTGGTCTACCGCCAGCGTGACCGCGAGCAGATGTTCCAGCTGCTGCGCGAATCGCTGAAGCGTCAGGCACTGCTGGCGCGCAAGTTCAACCGGATGCGCAAGGTGTACCGCGCCGCGCTGCCGATGCTGACCAGCACGCAGAAGTGGGAGACCGTCCTGCTCGAGAGTTCCCATGCCTGA
- a CDS encoding phosphatase PAP2 family protein, translating into MPDSPRGEDAVLVAVQSAVADRPGVLPLARAMSHFGEHSIGWLAVAALGALLAPARRREYLTAGVGAFAAHAAAVIIKRVVRRERPHHPAIAVNVGTPSRLSFPSAHATSTTAAAVLLARPTGLPLPALLVPPMALSRMVLGVHYPSDVLTGVAVGAIVANVVGRVADGVEGATR; encoded by the coding sequence ATGCCTGACAGCCCGCGCGGCGAGGACGCCGTGCTGGTGGCCGTCCAGTCGGCGGTGGCCGACCGGCCGGGCGTGCTGCCGCTGGCGCGCGCGATGTCGCACTTCGGCGAGCACAGCATCGGCTGGCTCGCCGTCGCCGCGCTGGGAGCGCTGCTGGCGCCCGCCCGGCGCCGCGAGTACCTGACCGCCGGCGTTGGCGCTTTCGCCGCCCACGCCGCCGCGGTGATCATCAAACGGGTGGTGCGCCGCGAGCGCCCGCACCATCCGGCCATCGCGGTCAACGTCGGCACCCCGAGCCGGCTGAGCTTCCCCTCGGCGCACGCGACGTCCACCACCGCCGCGGCCGTGCTGCTGGCCCGGCCCACCGGGCTGCCGCTGCCCGCGCTGCTGGTGCCCCCGATGGCGTTGTCGCGCATGGTGCTCGGCGTGCACTATCCGAGCGACGTGCTCACCGGGGTGGCTGTCGGGGCGATCGTTGCCAACGTGGTCGGCAGGGTGGCCGACGGGGTCGAAGGAGCGACACGATGA